GCTTCCCGCGCCCCCGACGGGCGCCGGCCTTGCGGCCCCTTACCATCCCCACCTGGTGCGCGGCCTTGGGCCATCCCCCACCcccctcacagctccccagCTGAACCAGGTAGAGCGGCTATTAATTGCCTCCGAGGGAGTAAACAGCAGAGAACACGGGTTTGGTTCGGCTTTGCCATGTATTTGTGGTGACAACAATGAGAACAATGCTTTTACAGCAGGTGGGAGGCACAGAGATACACATGCTACGTGGTTTTTCCTGTCATCTGAACTGACACTGAGTTGATGTTGACTCTGTAGAACACTGTTTCTTCCTTCTACCCATTCCTGCTGCactcagccaggcagcagcctcCTTGCATGAAGTTTTACAGTTACTGGTTTGTGTCGCAGtgatgctttttcctttttttttctttttttttttttttcacgtTTACTTTTGAGGAAGTAGAACTGTCATGGTAATAAACACATATCACCTTGTACAATGGGAGTAGCTGGAGAAACGATAGAGGCCGGGCAGCTCCACTTGCACAGCAgcgagcacagccccagcctggttGCAAGCACAACACACATTCGCGTCTCTGGGAGTTACCTCTTTGTCCTGCCTAAAGCGCCGTCTGAGTCGGCTCCATCTGAATGGAGTTGTGGTCCTCTGTGGTCACTGTGCCATATGAAGTATCAGCTACCTCCTCTTCCTTCAGCTTCTTGTAGGAAATATCTGTGTCTTCCTCTTCACCAAGTGCATCTTGCTTGTAGCTGTCTTTTCCGTACATCTTGTATGCCAGCACAAACAGTCCCGCTTCTGCTGACTGAAAAAGCGCATAAAGCAACGGAAACATGTACATGCTCCCTATGAGCTCCGGGGAGAAGGTGAGTTTTAGGATGGCGGTGCAGAGCTGGACGTTTTGGCACCCTGTTTCCAAAGATACTGTTCTCCTGCAGTGTGGGGGCATTTTAAAGACTGTGGCTAAGCCGTATCCCAGGGCATACCCTGCCAGAGGCATCAGCACTGCAATGGCGTAGACAGACGCAGGAATCTGTGCCAACAGATCTGGgcccagcatggtcccagtcAGGATGAACAGGACCACCAGAGTCACCAAGAGGGACCACAGGGAAATCTGGCAACAGATAGAGACGTTGATAAACAACATGAGGGCTATTATTTTGAAAGGATAAGCATAGCAGTTAGAGGCTTGCTAAAGAATCTAAGTGGCAAAACGTGGTTGCACTGCCCTTCCCAGGTTTGCTCCTGGCCTGGGATTTTGGTAGTGTTTGATCATATCCCAGGAAAGAAATGGGCTGAGGTCATCCTCCATCATTTTGCTTTGGGATGACTTGCTGGGAAACAAGAGTCGGGACTTGTGCCTCATTCTTCCTTTCTCAATTAAGGTAATTTAGTTGCACATTTTAAGGAAgtgtggctgtgcctgcaggttGGTTTTGCCTGACCTGGGTGCAGCAAGAGTGGGGAGAAAGTAGGATGTCACGGAATGCCTCTGCTACAGGGTCCAGGATGCCTGCCGGGGTAGAGCACCACGCTGCCCTGCCTCCTGTGTGCTCCGATAGGGGGTAACCCGCCCTTTCTCTCGCTGTCTCTGTCCCACCGTTTTATTTCAAGACTATAAGTCTTTGTATTTCACCTAAGTAGTTGAATATGCTTGTGTGACACTAACACCGGTTTGGAGAGACCACAATGCTCACTGCCATCGGCTCCCGGTTCCCGGTGTCGCCCCGCTCCTTCCCCGCGGCGTGGCCGCCCTCCTCCCCTCCGGATGCCGTGCCTACCTTGACCAGGAGGTCGGCGGCGCGGGGGTGCCGGTAGCGGATGAGCACCCCCAGGCCGATGGGCAGCAGGGTGCTGCCCAGCGTCAGGCTCACCgcccccaggggcagcagctgcaccacgGCCGTGTTGATCCAGTGGCGGCTGTAGATCCAGAGGCAGAGTGGCATCAGGAAGAGGGCCAGCAGCGTGGAGGAGGCCGTCATGATAATGCTGCGCCGGGGGAACCAAAGAAATGCTCCATCACCGCGCGCCCGGCCGGGGGGCAACCCTGGGAAGCTCCAACCCCCGCTGGAAGTGGCTTCTGCAGCCGGCCGGGCACTTCTCACGGCAAGAGCCCGCTCGCTCCCCTCGCTCCCCTCTCCATCCTCCACCCCGTTAACTGCTCCGGCCAGGGCGCGGGCACGCAAGCTTTTtagggaaggaggcaggaggCGTGTGTCGGGCTCTTGTAAGATCCTCCAcgggagaggcaggagagcagtGCTGGCGATTCCCAGCGCGCGGTGGTCACCCGCCCCTCCGTCCCGACTCCACCGGCGGCAGATGCCCAGCGAGCCCTCCCCGCTTCCTGGGGCCGCCGCAGCCCCCGGCCGGCTGGGGGCGAGGGGCAGCGGGGCACCTACCTCAGATTCATATCCCCGTCGACGAGCACGGACATGAGGTTGGAGAGGTTGCCCCCGGGGCAGCAGCCGCACAGCAGTACAGCCACGGCCGCCACCTCGTCCAGGGCGAAGATGAGGGCGAGGAGGAAGGCCAGCAGCGGCATGGCCACGAATTGTcccagcagcgccagcagcagccccacggGCCGccggagctgctgccccagttGCCCCAGCTCCACGgcgcagcccagccccagcatggTCAcgcagagccccagccccaccagcacgCTCAGGCCCTGGCTGAGGGAGCGGTCGCCGAAGGTCTCGCCGCCCCCCGCCAGGGACCCGCCGTCGgggccgccgccccccgccgccgccgggggcTGCGCGGAGCTGGCCATGGGCTGCGCGGCCCCGGGAGCCGCCGGCTCCCCGCCGAGCCCCGAGGAGAGtgccggcggcggggcggccgtCAGTGCGGGACGCGGGGAGGTGTCGCCCCGGCGGGCGGCGGTGCCCGCATCCCTCCCCGGCTCCGCCGGGAGCTCCGGGCGCTGCCGATGCGCAGCGGCCGCGGTCCCCGGCTGCCTGTCTGCTGCGGGCGCCGCCCGCGCGTCCCCGGACCCACGCGGGGCCACCCCCGGCGTGGGCGGTGTCTCGCTGCCGCCTCGACGGCGGTCATCGCCGACCGCCAGCGCCGCCCGGGCCCGGCGGAGGGAAGCGCAGGCGGCGGCGGGTTCGCGGCCGCATCCCCCTCCCCGGTGCGACCCCCGGCAGCCTCTTctggagccagcagggcccGACCCTTCCAGCGGAGGACCTGAGGTATCACAGGGTTTACTTTGGCGTCGGCATTACAAAAAGGTCAATTAGCGTCGCAATGTCACGCGATGGGGGTGGGCAGCACTAGACCCCTCTGCCGAGAGATTCCCAAGCTCGTTCCCCCTCCAGGCAAGTTGCTATTGATATGAAGGTTTTGGAATGTGTGAGGAAGGATGAAAAGCCCCTTCATGAAGTCGAGAAGGCACCACTTTCTGCTGGTGGGGACCCAGAAACTTGTCAGGAGAGGTGATACCTTTTAAAGGGTAGTCAGTACACGTGAAGGAAGCAGGCAAGCTCAGAGGCACACAAATATTCAAAGCAGGGTAAGACTCATAGTCTGTcacccaaaaaaatcacattcaAGGGCGATTAAATTGCTTTCAGTCATAAAATTGTGCTTACaacatttgcttttcatttaataattGTGTGTCACTCTGTTCCTTCAGGAGTAAAGTGCTGTATAGAATGCCCAAATAGACTCACAAGGGCAGGAGTTCCTGAGAGAGGAGGGCAgcttcccagggcaggagatACATCGTGATTCTCACTCTTGGCGCTGCTATTGGCCTTGTCTTAGGAATGTAACTCTTTCCCTCCTTCACCCACGGGGTTTAGAGGGGTCACAGCCACCACTTCACATTGCCACTGCTGGGTGAGGGTAGCTGATTCAGGACAGAGCATACCCAGGGCCTCCCCCTTGGCTTCTGCACTCTGTGGCTCTATTTCTGCATGGAACATTTCGGGTCACAGCTGAAGGAGAGCACACTGGATGTAAGGAGACAGCCTGTGGGAGCTGCCCTGACTGGCTGCTTGCCTTAAGCTCCATCAAACAGCAAGTTTGGGTAAGAGTTTAGGTTGTCCTGGGACTCGAGTAGAAATTATTGGTGGCTTGAAAGAAAACTGGACGGTTTGCTTATTAAACCTTTGGTTGTTTCTTGGGGCACAGGTATTACAAGACGGGCAAGCAGTACCTGGTGACAAAATCCTGGAAAAGCAACTTTGCCAAAATGATGCCAAGTTCAATACTGTTCTGcctgtgtttgtttgcttgtcaTTAGCCTAAGAAGAGCTCAGATGAGAGCTCAGGGAAGATGAGTCATCAGAGCTGAACAACCAAATAGGATCCAGATTGCTTTAGTTCATTCATATTTTTGGCCTCCAGAGGAGGGGAGCTCAGGATCTGGTTGGCTTTTTGAGCCAACAGCATCCTCTGGATTTAATTTTCTGGTTTGCATACACAGAAGAGTGCTTGCAGTGTATTTATTGTGGTTCATATTACCCCTGTTATATCTTATTCTATCCGTCATGTAGCAAATTATTGGCTTTGCAACATGCAGGTCATTTGCTTATCATACCCTCCTTGGTTTGTAAGAAGTGCCTGGGTGTTCCCTGTGGTGTGGCTGACCAGGGATCACTGTGGGCAGACCCAGGATGGATCCACTGTGTGAGCACAAGGGGGCTCCTTATTGAGCAGGTGGgaagggcacagccagccctcctGTTTTATCTCTGACTGCCACTCTCCAAACttcccactgcagcagagctggccacagaaagatatttttatatcataATGTGTGGCACCTATGGTGCAGGCAGTTACAGGAGGAGTCCAGTATCCCTGGAAGCAGATGCAAGCTCTTTCAGGGCCCACCCAGTCAGCATAAACTTCAGTTTCGAGGGACACTGAACTATAGTGGGAAAATGTCATGAATGCATTGCAACAAAACAAGACCTCTTGAGATTTTTGTTATAATTTAGCAGCTAAAATTTAAGTTAAACTCTTGGTTTAAACATGAGCAGTGAAGCTGCCTTCAGGGAAAGCCAAGTGTCAACCCAGCCAATTGGTTTTGTAAGTTGTCCATCCACAAAGTACCTCCACTCCAAGTGGGCACCCGGAATATTTTCACATGGAGCATTTAGAATGAAAGAAACGTTGTACCTGCTGCTGAGCATGGTTCTTGTCTCTAACTTGCTGCAGGCTTTTCTGATATGCCATAATGAAGGCACAGTCTGGAGTCTGGAGTGATGCTGAGTAGTTTTGCCGGATCTGGCTGAGAGGCAGCCAGCTCACACATAGTGAACACCTCAATGTATCTACACCCATGGATAattcctttctgctttcttttggggagggcaggagaaagGATACTGCCTACACTACTATTACTGGAAGCCGCAAATTGAATATTTGAGTATAAAAAGACTTGGCAAGTAAACCTGATCATACATCATTTTCAATTATTCTTTGTTAGTCCTTCTGTTGAAAAATGGGTAAAAGGATAAGAGTTAGCAAGAACaaagaagagggagagaaaggacCGCTGAAATACGAACTTGTTGTAGTTTGTaacttatattaaaatattgccTTACAATAATCTTAGAAGAGGGTTGATTTCCACAGAAGAGCACTTGTGCTATAAGCCAGTCTGGAGAGGGAGAAGTCTCTCAAAACTAAGGAATTTTGTTTGCTCCTTTGTAACAGGCTTTTTGTGCCTTCCCTTTATTTAACTAGAATCAAAGGTGAAAAAGAGAGGATAAATTTGTAAGGAATTCTGATAGTACTGTAAGGAATGAGCAAAGCAACCTTGCTGTTTACTCAGTGACTGCTTCAGCATACTGTATAATGTTGCTTCTCCTGACAGAGATTAAAAGCATCTTGCATACCTCAGGACTGCTGCAAAATTGCAATCATTGTATCTGTGCTTCCTCTTGGTGACCCCCAAGGGAAGTCACTGTGGGTGTTGTCCTCTGAGCTGAATTTGGGGCAGCAAGAGGAGGTTTGGTGTGTGCCTGTCGCTCTGCAGGCTCTAGAGCCTCAAGCAACAAGGGTTGGTTTTCAAATCCCAAGTGAGTTAAGGATAAATCAGGGTCTTGAACTTGAAAGCCTAAATCCCAAACGTGCGCTTCAGGTGTGCGCATGCTGTTGTTATGAGCACTCCATAAAAGCGGCCAGTGGGGCTGGGTAAGAAAGCAAAGCGTTGTCACCCCTGCTTTTCTCACGCTTCCCATTTGAGCTCAATATCCATTTCAGCTCCTCCCGCCCTGGCTCCCGCGCGCTGTGCCTGGGTCTGTGGGAAGTGGCGTCACCCTCCCGTAAGTCAtgctctgcctctctgcagtCCGTGCCAGCTGAtttgtggagctgtgctgggtgtttGCAGAGGGGAGGCCTCTGAAGGATAGTCCTGGAGGATGGAAAGCTTTCAGTCAGCACCTTAAGGCAGTGTACTACTAAAGATGCTGGGACAAAATACTGCTGTGAAAGTGATGTTCAGGTGAGACCTAGCAGGTGCAGTTTCTGATTTCCAGGGGATGTACAATCCCTTCATTTCTACCTTACTTGCTATGCAGCTAGGCTATggatagaaataaaattaaagactCAATAGGGAATTAATAATTtaccatgggaaaaagaaaagtctttgCTGTTGCCttgaattaaaatattcctttgtcGTGTATTGTGTGATCCTCTATATGCAGTTAAAGGTAATTTTGTGGTAAACTCCATGAAATGCATAAGCTTGATCTTTATTTATAATGTAAATCCAGAGCACTGATTTTTTTGGCTTTGGAGAATTAGGAGTTGTAGCCTAATTGTGCAGAGATATTGGTGCTTTTGCTTGTTCTTCCATGGTTATTTTTGTGCTGGGAAGGATGTGTCACCTGTTCCCTTGCTGAACTAGGACCTGTCTCCCACTCTGTCTCTCAAGAGTAGCAGCACACCGGGGACTTGGCACCTTTTGTCACTCCTACCCATAGCCCACCTTCACGGAGCCAGAAACTGTCAGATCTTAGCAGACAAGTGACTttatcctttttaaaaattttatgttGTTTGGGATGTTGTTGTTATGTTGTCTGGTCACTAAACAGgtgagaaaatacattttgggAATAAGATGAAGCACTGAGATCTGTGCAATCAAGTTTTTCCCAAGAAACCTCCCCAGCCAGACATGGGCAGAAACTGCTTTGGTGAGGATGTGCCCTTTGATCAATGTTGCTCCTGCCCCAAGCTGCTTGTGGGTCACACAGAGGCAAGAGTGCAGTTGTACCATGGAGGTGGAGAAAACACAAGAGTCGTGGGTTTCCTGCTAGTTCATTGCAAATGTCTGTAGTGCAGAAGCACTAGGATAGACCTGCCTTTCCTGCCTCCCAGGCTTTTCTGCTACTGTTCAACATGGCACCTGGCCCCATTGCAGCACTGTTACATCTCACCCTGAGCTTGTTTATCTTCAAGTCTCCTCTGTCCTGTCCTTagcaaggtgctgctgctcaaTCCTGCTTGGTAAATCTCCACAATAATCAGCATCTTTTATTCCATGGCCAGCATCCTCAACCAGTCCCAGGGTCTGAATTTCAGGGTGCAGAAAATTAGATAAAAgtcccttcctctcctcttcagCAGCAGTCATTGCTGCGTCCCTGTTGTCTCCTCTCAGAGATGAGATCCCATCAAATCATCCTTGCCTTCTCCTGGCTGAGGTGGCAAAGGCATCCAGGCACcctcttctgctgtgctgtgtctgcttctcctcttctctgctgtctttgtaatttttctgtTCATGGGAGTGCCATCCCCCTTTTCTCATGGGCTCTTCTTCCTAATGATGCCTGTTTCAGTCCAGTCCTGCTCTGTATTTATGCCTGCCTTGGGAGCAGTGCCCTCTACCAAGCAACTTAGAGCCTCTGAGATTTTATTAAATTGAAGTGGTGTGGAAGGGAAACAAGTATAAGCCTTGTTACCTGGCTGGGCAGTCTCCTTTATGTCCCCCCTATGCATTCAGTCTCTGACCATATGGGAACAGAGCCTTTCACTGAAGCTCTGGGTTAGCAATAAAGGGCGGAAATTATTAAAATCCTCCTGTTGCACTTGGTGTTtcctcacatttatttttaagatgtCTGAAACATTAATCAACAAGTAAGTGCACGATGCCTCAGGTTGCAGTGTTCCTGTACTTCATAATTCCAGCTAAGTGTATAAGGCTGCGTGATCTGCCTTCTAAATGAAGAGGCCTTTTGCCAGCCATCCCATTAGAAAAGGTCGTCTGGTCCATGAAAAGAGATGAAATCAGGGAATCGTTGAAGGATAATTTTGTAAATTGACTGCTGACAGTGAGTTGTTTAGGCAGTTGTATCCCTACAACTGTAAAACAATTACTCGCAGCAAGTTTTTCTTTAAGCATGTAAATGCCTTTGTGTGAGGTACCTTTACCCAGATTCAGATAAGAAAGGATTCTGCCTCATTCACTATTCCCTTTTGTTGTCATTTGATCTTTTTCTGGAGTTGGAGTATTATcagaattaaaatgaaaagtcaTAATAAATGACCTGATGACTAATGCATATGTTGGTCCAGAAGAGCCAAAATTATCATCCTGCCCCATCAGATAGGGACAAGGAGGTGAGATGAGGATGACTGAAAGCACTGGATTCAGATTTAAAATTCagtggtattttgcactgcaggcacaggctCTTACAGGCAGGTGTTCATAGGACTTTAGAAACAGGCATGTCTTGGATGTCAGAGCTCTGATTGACCTCCCCAAGAGCATCACAACAGCCTGCTCAGCACCTTCCCTGATGGTGTGGGGGACCCTGATGGCTGTGGAGGACATCAAGGCCAGAGAGCACGGTGACAGTGGGATGTGCACAGCCTGATAAGTATTGGGGCTTCAGGATGGATGTGCAGTTGCAGCTCCGAGTCCAGCTGGGTTTACTTGGCATCCATCACCTGCTGAGAGTCCCAGCCcccttttcattttctatgTTTGAACCTGGGGTTAAAGGCATAAATCAAGAGAGGTAATGTGGAAGTAGATCACACAGATGTGGTTTTGTGCCTATATAACCTATAATTTGggttttgcaaaaataaaaaaccagagTAAATGACACCAAGATATTGTCCCACAGATTAATTTAGTTGtcaaaaatgtataaataaatacatttaatacCACCTATAGCAGCAGTTGCTTCATAGAGTATTCATTTAATTGAAGAAAGACAcccaaaagaaaaattccatcACTCACCTGCCAAAGCTTTCCCCATATTAAAAGGAATGTTAATGGTGAGCCCCGTGGGAATAGCAAGAATTAATAGCATCAATATTCTGTATCTCAGGTTGCACacaaaaaatatctttgcaCTCAGTTACCAGCCATTTGTATGATGCCATTGAAGGTGCCTGGATGTGGACTAAAGCTGTTTTGTGCTAGCATAACCATAGAATAAAAATGCTTCTTGTCCTGCTGCCAAATTTTTACCGGATATTAAAAATGAGTATCAGTAATGCTGATCAGCAAATAAGGAAGCCCTTCAAAATAGGTGCACCATTACCTAAATTAACTCTTGAGCTGtctagaaaaaaatgtcagggaAATGGAGAGAAATAAATCTCAAATGTAATAGACATCTCTTAATACTTGTCTTAGCTAATGTTGTGTATTAAGCCTATGAAAATAGCCTTGACACAGTGTTATGTGCACTTTTAAAACCGTGATGAAGCAGAACATTTTTGAATAAACCACGGTATCGGTAGAGCCTGTATGtcactgcagctgaggcagaggTACTCTGGGCTTTGTATATTTGTTGATTTTCCAGAGAGATGAAAGCATGAATGTCTTGATCAACaagctgttttatttcctttctgcagtACCTAAGGAGAAATGCTGGGTATGAAGCTAGGGGAATGTGTTGttcctgcctgggctgtccATTCTACCAGTAGCTGAGACTAATCTCTCTTTATAAGCTCACAACTCCTCAGAAACACAGTGGGTTTAAGCTGCTGTAAGAGAGATTGGGATTAGATACTGCTGGGGCCAATAAAAGCCGTGGTGCTGAAGGCCAGATGgtccaggcaggcagcagcaatcTCCTGGGAAAGGTCAGGCGAGCATCTCTGCAGCAGcgcaagctgctgctgctgctgacttgGCTTTGGGGTGGTACAggctcctcctggccctgcttACCTGGCTGCCTGTACCTTGTGCCCTTTAATGTGCCCTTTAATGCCCTTTATCCAGCGCAGTCACTGCCGGTACCAATAGAACCTCGCATCTCTCTGGGGCGtaactgcagctggagctgccggCAGCGCCTTCGGGATCGCAGGCGTCTGCCCAAGCTGGAGACATCAGGTGCAGTTCACAGCCCAGAAATGAAGTCTGTGTTCTGAACTGCTTGCAAATTTTATTAAGCTGGCAGCATCTTGCATCCTGCCTGCCAGAGAACGAGCCTCAGACAGAGCTCTTTCGGATTGGATAGTCAGCGGAAGGAATAAAAAGTGGTCAGTCCCTTGTTTCAGGGTGAAAGAAttaaagaaagacaaaagatTGGAATAAACATACACGAAAGGGCCACCATAAGAGCTCCTTTCCTCTGCTCAGTCCATtataagaaagcaaaatattagcgatattattaaattaattttaggatattaaaatatataaattactaaaataatataaataaacatataACATTTATTTCATACACACTGTTTAAAGCatataatttctaaataaaatatttgaaacataTTTTACCCATATGTACATAGGTAATCTAAATGCTGAGGAAGTTTCAGTAGGAGATTCTTGCTGCTGAAATCAAAGCTGACTGGGACCAAAGGAGTAGCTGCCCACAGACATCTGTAAGGTGTCAGTGCTCAGTGTTTGCACCCAGCTGTGAGTGGTACCGTGCAGTAACCCCAGGCCCATGGGGGAAATTCcacccaaacaaacccagcccaaacccctccaggcAAGGGAGCCCTGTGCAGGATAGAAGCTGGGGATGGGCAGGAGATGACAGAGtcaccacttcccatggaaATCCAGAAACTCATCCTTACAAAACAAAGTGCTTCAAGCTAACACCAAGAAGTCTAAACAAATCCAGGTCCCATATGCAAGGTGCTAATGCAAAGCCAGCTAGTGAAGGGaccttccctgtccccagagagTTTATTATCAAGTGCAAAGATGCAGGGTCATTACATTATCATGGTTATGTACAGAGGGAGAAGTTATACATGGGAGTGATTAATTTACGTGAGATCATGCTGGAAATAGCAACTAAGCTGCACACTGGTGACAAGTGCACTAAGCTCCAGCAGGTACCATACTCCTGAGGAGGCAGCATGTACAGTGTGATCCCTCAAGGACAAAGCAATTCTGTTTCTCTACCACTGCCAAACAACTACAGAATCAATTTTCACTTGTACCTTCTTGGAGTGTTTGAGTGGTATTGCTGAGACCCTCCTTAGGACCTGCCATAAGCAGTGAGCAATCGCCTCCAGTCCCTACAGACACATGAGTCCTGGTCCCAGAGAGACTCTACAGGGAGGATGGCTGCTGGGCTCCTCCAGGAAGCATCAATTCATTGTAAGGGCTTCATTAAACCCTTTGATTCAGTAGCAAAGGAAAGATGTCCAAGCATATTTTCCCTTCAAGTGGAGAGGCTGTCTCACAGCTCgtggctgctccctgtccctgcagcatgCTAGCACTCACCATTAGCATCCCAGGCCTTTTGACATTCAAGACATTTTTGGCAGTGATCTTAGCCTTCATTAGATAATGAAAGATATTATCTGAGAACTCAGAAGGAGATTTTAGAAAGACCTTAAGTAaccaaaaatttaattttgaggGATAACAAACAGTAAGAGCCCTTGGCCAGCCAGCATAGGAAGCACTAATATATGAGTGCAAATTTCACTGTTGCTTGTGCAAAAAG
The genomic region above belongs to Molothrus aeneus isolate 106 chromosome 4, BPBGC_Maene_1.0, whole genome shotgun sequence and contains:
- the SLC10A4 gene encoding sodium/bile acid cotransporter 4; this encodes MASSAQPPAAAGGGGPDGGSLAGGGETFGDRSLSQGLSVLVGLGLCVTMLGLGCAVELGQLGQQLRRPVGLLLALLGQFVAMPLLAFLLALIFALDEVAAVAVLLCGCCPGGNLSNLMSVLVDGDMNLSIIMTASSTLLALFLMPLCLWIYSRHWINTAVVQLLPLGAVSLTLGSTLLPIGLGVLIRYRHPRAADLLVKISLWSLLVTLVVLFILTGTMLGPDLLAQIPASVYAIAVLMPLAGYALGYGLATVFKMPPHCRRTVSLETGCQNVQLCTAILKLTFSPELIGSMYMFPLLYALFQSAEAGLFVLAYKMYGKDSYKQDALGEEEDTDISYKKLKEEEVADTSYGTVTTEDHNSIQMEPTQTAL